CACCGAGAGCTGCGCCTATCCGGGCGCCAACTCGGTGGGCCAGGCCCACGCCAGTTATCCGGCCAACACCTATATTCTCCGGGTCCGCGCCCCGGTGCTGTTTCCCGAACAGTTTTACATGGACTGTTTCAAAAAGGGGATCAGCGGCATCCTCATCATGTCCTGCGGTGAAGAGTGTCCCTACGAGGGGGCCTATCACGCCCTGGCCAAGCGGCTCGACCGGGTCTATCAGCTCATGAAGACCGCGGATATCGACATCCGCCGCCTGCGGCTGACGGCAATCTGTACGGTCTGCAACCGGGCGTTTTTAAAGGAAGTCAACGACATGAACGCCCTAGTGCAGGAGTTGGGTCCGCCCACACTCAAATCGGCAGCATAGAAAGGAAAGACCCATGCTGGAATCCGACACTGTCAAGCGTTTCGATGCACTGGTCGTGGGCGGCGGCATCGCCGGTCTGCAGACCGCCCTGGACCTGGCCGACCAGGGATTCTCGGTGGCCGTTGTCGAAAAAGACGCTTCCATTGGCGGCAAAATGATTCGCCTTTCCAAAGTGTTTCCAACACTGGACTGCGCCAGCTGCATCACGACCCCCAAAATGGCTGCAGCGGCGCATCACGCGAACATTACTCTGCTCACCTACTGCGACCTGAAATCGCTGGACCGCAATGGTACCGGTTTTCAGGCGACCATCGTTCAGAAGCCCCGGTATGTGGATGCGGACAAGTGCATCGGATGCCGCCAGTGCGAATACAACTGCCCGGTGCTGGTTTCCGATCCGGAACAGGGTGGTTTTTGCGGGACCAAAGCCGTCGCCATTCCCTTTTCCAATGCCATTCCCCAGATCGCCGTGCTCGATCCCGAGCAGTGCATGCTGTGCGGCAAATGTGCATCGGTCTGTCCCACCGAGGCCATCGAATACTTCCAGAAGCCGACGACTTTCACCATCGAGGCGAACACGGCCGTGCTCACCACCGGGTTCGAACTGACGCCGGTGACCGACAAGCCCCAATACGGCCAGGGTGCGATTCCCAACGTCATCGATTCCCTGCAGATGGAGCGTCTGCTCGCTCCCCACGGTCCATACAACCGTGTGCTGCGGCCGTCCGACGGCATGGAGCCGGACAACATCGCCTACGTGCAGTGCGCCGGCTCACGGGACAAAAGCATGGGAGTGCCTTACTGCTCGCGGGTCTGCTGCATGTACGCCATCAAACAGGCCATGCTGCTTTCCGGAGCCCTGCCTTTGGCCGACATCACCATTTACTATATGGACATCCGGGCTTTTGGCAAAGGATACGAGCAGTTCTACCAGAATGCCCAGGCCATGGGGATCAATTTCGTCAAAGCCAAGGTGGCCTATATCGAACCCGGCGAGAACGGTAATGCGATTCTGCACTACGAAGACCAGGTCGGCGGCGGGATCACGACGGCCGAGCACGACCTGACGATACTGTCCATGGGGATGGTCCCCTCGTGGAATCCGGCCGGCATCTGCCCGGTATCAAGAGGCGAAGACCGTTTCATCCACACCATTCGGCCCAAGCTTGCCCCCACGCTGACCGACATGGAGGGCGTCTTCACCGCCGGTGCCGGCGCCGGCCCCAAGGATATCGTGGACACCATCACCGAAGCGGGCAGCGCCGCCACGGAAGCGGCCAATTATCTCAGCGCGCGGTCCCGAACCAACGCCGCCTGACCGGTATCGGTCGGCGGCAACGCAACAAACCATTGGGAGGCACCCAGATGACGGACGAAAAACAACCTTCTGCCGCGGATGCGGGAAAAAAGGTCGGAATCTACATCTGCTATTGTGGCGGCAACATTTCCGACCACGTCGATGTGGAAGCGGTTCGCGACCAGGTGGAAAATCTTCCCAACGTCACCGTGGCCCGCACCAATATGTTCATGTGCTCGGATCCGGGCCAGGATCTGATCATGGAGGACCTGAAAAGCGGGAAGGTGGACCGGGTGGTGGTCGCCTCCTGTGCACCCAGCCTTCACGAAGCCACCTTCCGCAGCGCCATCGAACGCGCCGGTGTCAATCCGTTTATCTACGAACACGCCAACATCCGCGAACAGGTAAGCTGGGTCCACCATGGGGATGCGGCCACGGAGAAGGCCACCCGACTGGTGTCCGCAGCCGCCGCGAAGGCGGAGCAGCTCAAACCCCTGGAACCGATCCGTGTGGATGCCACCCGGCACGCCACGGTCATCGGCGGCGGCATTGCCGGTCTGCGTGCGGCCAAGGATATTGCCGATCGGGGGTTTGCGGTGAGTCTCATCGAACGATCCCCGTTTCTCGGCGGCCAGGTCTCCCGGTTGGACCGCATCGCCCCTACCGGTGAAAAGGCTACCGACCTGATCGACACGCTGGCCGGCGAGGTCGTTTCCCATCCGGCCATCACGGTGCTCACCTGCGCCCAGGTGGAGGGCTTTGGGGGCTACATCGGCAATTTTACGCTTTCGGTGCGACAGGAGCCGCCAAAGGACCCCGAAACCGTCGAGCACCTGAAACGAATCCAGGAACAACAGCCGGAACCGGGCCGCGCGATTCCTTTTACCGGCTTGCTGCCGGCACCGCCGCCGACCAAATCCACGACGGTCACCGTGGAAACCGGGGTGGTGGTCCTGGCCACCGGATTCAAATCTTACGTCCCGCGGCAGGGGGAATACGGATATGGGGAGACGCCGCACGTGATCACCCTTCCCCAGCTGATCGAAAAAATGGCCGATCAGCCGGTGAAAGGAAGCCGCCTTGAAATCGACGGGCGCACCATCGGCAGTGTGGTCATGATCCATTGCGTCGGCAGCCGCCAGATTCCGGGAATCCACCCGGAGGACGAATCCGGGCACCTGAATGAATACTGCTCAAGGACGTGCTGCACGGCCACCCTGGCGGCGGCCAACCGGATTCGCGAGACCTATCCCGAGACCCGGGTCTACGACATGTATCGGGATATCCGCACCTACGGGCGCGGCCAGGAAACGGTGTATGAAGAGGCCTCACGCAACGGGGTCGTTTTTTCCCGATTCGAGGCGGACAATGCGCCCGAAGTTGCCAGAAACGAGGGGGATAGCGGCCATCCGCTGCAAGTCACCGTCACTGATGGGCTGACCTTCGACGAAACCATCGCCGTGCCGGCGGACCTGGTCGTACTGGCCACCGGCATGGAGCCCAACGACGTATCGGATCTGGTCGAGATGATGAAGCTGCCGGTGGGTGCCGACCGTTTTCTGCTGGAGGTTCACCCCAAGCTGCGTCCGGTGGAACTGCCCGTGGGCGGCGTTCTGCTGGCCGGCACCTGTCAGGCGCCTTTCGACATCGGCGAATCCGTCAGCGCGGCCGGGGCTGCGGCGGCCAAGGCAGCGGCCCTGCTGTCCCGCGGCCATGTCGAACTGGATCCCTTCGTGGCGGAGGTTGATCTTTCCCGCTGCACCGGCAGCGGCGCCTGTATCGACGCCTGCCTTAACGACGGCGCCCTGACCCTGGTGGATGTCGAGGTGAACGGTGAGACCGTGCAGCGGGCTCAGGTGACGCCGGCCCTCTGCCTGGGATGCGGCGCCTGTGCGGCCGTGTGCCCGGAAAACGCCATCAATGTCAACGGCATGACCCTGAAACAATATGAAGCCATGGTCGACAGAATCGTTGCCGAAGTTGAAGCCGCCTGACGAAGCGGCCTGTGCACCGAATCCAACCGGGAGAATTGGCATGCAATCCGAATCCGACAAAAAAACAGCCCTGAAACAGCTTCGCCAGGAGCGCCGGCAATCGATCAAGAAAGCAACGGCGGCCATGAAAGCGCAACGTAAAACGATCAAAGCCATCGAGACGAGCCTGTCCAGCGGCGCGGCAACGGTTCCCGAGATCGCCGCTAAAGCCGGCATCCCCGCCGACGAGGCGCTCTGGTTTATCGCCACCATGAAAAAGTACGGCCAGGTCGTCGAGGAGGGCAAGGATGGCGGCTATTATCGCTATACCCCCATCCAAGTGGAAGCCGAAGACAAGAAGACAGGAGACCGCCCATGATCACCCTCAGCCCGGATTTTGCCCAGGAGATGCAGAAATATGGCGAAGACACGGCCCTGGCCTGTTTCAACTGCGGCACCTGCGCAGCCATCTGCCCGCTGCTTCACGAGCACTTTCCACGCAAAATGATCCGCTACATCCAGATCGGCGCCCGGGAGCGGATCATCGAGCACGCCGACGAACTCTGGAAATGCCTTCACTGCGGCCTGTGCACCCAAACCTGCCCGCGGGAGGCCAACCCCGGGGAGATCATCCTCTCCCTGAAACGAATGGTCGTCGATCACTGGAGGGAATCCTGACATGTACAGTCCCAAAGACATTATCGAAACCATCGCCGCGAACCTCAGGCAGACCCGCAATCCCTTCGGCATTCCCAATGCCCTGGTCAATCGGTGGTGGATCGACTGCGACCTGCCGTACACGGGAGACACCCTTTTGTTTACCGGCATGATGTATCAGTTCATCCCCTATATCGAAGCCTCCACCCGGGTTCTGGAACAATACGAAGACACGCCGTGGGCCGACTATCTGCGCTACGCCCGCTACGTGCCCGGCATCGTTTCGGGCCTGGGCCTGGCCCTGATGACGCCGGGCCGGGAAAAGCGCAAGTTCAACCGGATCCTGCACGACATTGTGCGTATCCTCAAGGCCTCGAAGGTGGACTTTTTCTATCATCCCCAACTGGACCAGTACAGCGGGGTGCTGCCCTACGATCTCGGGGATCAGAAAACGTTTGTCCGCCACGCCCGCTGGGTGGCCAAGCGCCTGCAGTCCGCAGGCATCAGACGGCTGATCACGGTGGATCCCCACACGACCTACGCCCTGAAAGAACTCTACCCCAAATATACCGGCATCCGATTCGAGGTGTCTCCCTACTTCGAGAAGATCGACCTGCCCGAGGCCGAGAGCACCCGGACGGTCACCCTTCACGATCCGTGCTTTTACGGCCGGTACCTGGGGCTGTCCGACGTTCCGGAAGAGAAACTGGCCCGGCTCGGGGTCACCTGCCGGCCCGTGTCCCAATCCGGTGCCTTTACCCACTGCTGCGGCGGCCCGGCCGAATCGATTTCGCCCAGACTGGCCGGTGAAATCGGCGGCCGGAGAATGGCGCAGCTTGAAACCACCGGTGCTCCGCTGGTCGCCATGTGCCCCATCTGTCTGGGCAACCTGCGCAAAACCGGTGCCGAGGTGGCCGACCTCTCGTCGGTCATCGCCGATGCCATGGCCTGATATTGCAAGCTCAAGAACGATTTTACTTACAGAAAGGAAACCAAGACCATGTCAGAAAAAGAAGAAAAAATCCTCTATGTCAGCACCCACGGAGATGAAAACCTGGACAAGGCCACCGTCCCCTTTGTTCTGGCCAATGCCGCCCTGGCCATGGATACCCAGGCCACTGTCGTTCTCCAGACCAACGCCGTGGTATTCGCCAAAAAAGGCTTTGCCGACACCGTACCGGCCAGCGGCGGTTTTCCTCCCATGAAGAAATTGCTCGCGGATTTCATCGAGCAGGGCGGCACCATCTGGGTTTGCGGTCCCTGCATCAAGGCGCGGGGCATCTCTCCGGATGACCTGATCGAAGAGGCCACGATAATGGCCGGCGCTCAGCTCAACATCGCCGCGATCGAGGCGGATGCGGTATTCGTTTATTAGCCCCATATTCCAGGAACCCGAACCCTACGAGGCATTCCCATGACTGGCACCCAGCCTAACCGTCCACCGCTGCGGATCACCGACTTGATCTCGCGGCACAATGCGGGGTCGACCGTCGTCTGCAACACCGCGTTCGATATCCTGCCGGTTGACTTCGAACATCGGTCCAGCCCGTTCAAGGCGTTTA
This window of the uncultured Desulfosarcina sp. genome carries:
- a CDS encoding (Fe-S)-binding protein, encoding MYSPKDIIETIAANLRQTRNPFGIPNALVNRWWIDCDLPYTGDTLLFTGMMYQFIPYIEASTRVLEQYEDTPWADYLRYARYVPGIVSGLGLALMTPGREKRKFNRILHDIVRILKASKVDFFYHPQLDQYSGVLPYDLGDQKTFVRHARWVAKRLQSAGIRRLITVDPHTTYALKELYPKYTGIRFEVSPYFEKIDLPEAESTRTVTLHDPCFYGRYLGLSDVPEEKLARLGVTCRPVSQSGAFTHCCGGPAESISPRLAGEIGGRRMAQLETTGAPLVAMCPICLGNLRKTGAEVADLSSVIADAMA
- a CDS encoding hydrogenase iron-sulfur subunit — protein: MTPKAQNPGKILILATESCAYPGANSVGQAHASYPANTYILRVRAPVLFPEQFYMDCFKKGISGILIMSCGEECPYEGAYHALAKRLDRVYQLMKTADIDIRRLRLTAICTVCNRAFLKEVNDMNALVQELGPPTLKSAA
- a CDS encoding CoB--CoM heterodisulfide reductase iron-sulfur subunit A family protein; amino-acid sequence: MLESDTVKRFDALVVGGGIAGLQTALDLADQGFSVAVVEKDASIGGKMIRLSKVFPTLDCASCITTPKMAAAAHHANITLLTYCDLKSLDRNGTGFQATIVQKPRYVDADKCIGCRQCEYNCPVLVSDPEQGGFCGTKAVAIPFSNAIPQIAVLDPEQCMLCGKCASVCPTEAIEYFQKPTTFTIEANTAVLTTGFELTPVTDKPQYGQGAIPNVIDSLQMERLLAPHGPYNRVLRPSDGMEPDNIAYVQCAGSRDKSMGVPYCSRVCCMYAIKQAMLLSGALPLADITIYYMDIRAFGKGYEQFYQNAQAMGINFVKAKVAYIEPGENGNAILHYEDQVGGGITTAEHDLTILSMGMVPSWNPAGICPVSRGEDRFIHTIRPKLAPTLTDMEGVFTAGAGAGPKDIVDTITEAGSAATEAANYLSARSRTNAA
- a CDS encoding 4Fe-4S dicluster domain-containing protein, which encodes MITLSPDFAQEMQKYGEDTALACFNCGTCAAICPLLHEHFPRKMIRYIQIGARERIIEHADELWKCLHCGLCTQTCPREANPGEIILSLKRMVVDHWRES
- a CDS encoding DsrE family protein, which encodes MSEKEEKILYVSTHGDENLDKATVPFVLANAALAMDTQATVVLQTNAVVFAKKGFADTVPASGGFPPMKKLLADFIEQGGTIWVCGPCIKARGISPDDLIEEATIMAGAQLNIAAIEADAVFVY
- a CDS encoding CoB--CoM heterodisulfide reductase iron-sulfur subunit A family protein is translated as MTDEKQPSAADAGKKVGIYICYCGGNISDHVDVEAVRDQVENLPNVTVARTNMFMCSDPGQDLIMEDLKSGKVDRVVVASCAPSLHEATFRSAIERAGVNPFIYEHANIREQVSWVHHGDAATEKATRLVSAAAAKAEQLKPLEPIRVDATRHATVIGGGIAGLRAAKDIADRGFAVSLIERSPFLGGQVSRLDRIAPTGEKATDLIDTLAGEVVSHPAITVLTCAQVEGFGGYIGNFTLSVRQEPPKDPETVEHLKRIQEQQPEPGRAIPFTGLLPAPPPTKSTTVTVETGVVVLATGFKSYVPRQGEYGYGETPHVITLPQLIEKMADQPVKGSRLEIDGRTIGSVVMIHCVGSRQIPGIHPEDESGHLNEYCSRTCCTATLAAANRIRETYPETRVYDMYRDIRTYGRGQETVYEEASRNGVVFSRFEADNAPEVARNEGDSGHPLQVTVTDGLTFDETIAVPADLVVLATGMEPNDVSDLVEMMKLPVGADRFLLEVHPKLRPVELPVGGVLLAGTCQAPFDIGESVSAAGAAAAKAAALLSRGHVELDPFVAEVDLSRCTGSGACIDACLNDGALTLVDVEVNGETVQRAQVTPALCLGCGACAAVCPENAINVNGMTLKQYEAMVDRIVAEVEAA